GTAACTACCACTTTGAACAAAAGTGGAATCACAGGTATGTGGTCAAGCAGATTGAAGGTTACACTGAGGTacctgacatcactgtgtatacagacTGCCCCAAGGTGGAGTGGAGGTAACTGATACCACTGTGTATACACACTGCCTCCTGGTGGTATCAATTGACACCTGAGTGTTACCAGTTGCGAATGTGTCCCTGCAGTCTGACATTGTCCAATCAGTGTTGACAGAAGTAGACTATGTAGGGACACACCCAACCAATAATAGTCAGTTGTCAATGTCTAGGAGGTTGTACaagggggttgtgcaagaatacaAAATTTCTAACAGGTGCTGGCAGCCTGCCTCCACTACAGAAAAGatcatacttacttgctccctACTGCTCTGGTCCTCTGCTCTGGCTCTGGATCTTCTATCCTTGGCATCAGCATAATCACCAGATCCTCTTCAGGCAAACGATGGCTTCAGCGGTGACGTATCTCTTGTGGACATGTCACAGCTGATGCTAGCGGCTGGCTGAAGATGAACAGGTGACTTTGCCAATGCTGGGGAGGAAGAAAACAAACCCTGGACTGGAAGATGCAAATGTGAGAACCAGCATGGGGAACTGGAGTGGCGAGGAGCAGGTAAGAATGATCCCTTTAGTTGGAAGGCAGGCTGCTGGCACCCGTTAGAAGTTATGTATTCccgagcaacccctttaaagtagctTATAATGCCAACCGCAAGTAAGAAGATAGTAAGGAGAAGCTGAAGGCTACTACTTGGCAGAGGGGACCAATTGCTCTCAGGTTGTGGGGGCTTTATGAGATTCGGTGATCTTGGGTTCCTCAGGAGATTTCTGAAGGGGTTTTTCTAGTGTTTAGTGGAAGCCCTGATATTGAGACGGTTGGTTCTATGGCTGCCGGTCAAATCATTATGGCCATCATACTGGACGTCAGTCTTCCTGATTTTTCCTGCACTGATTTATATCCACGAGCAACAAACGAGAAACACAAAACATCGCTTACAGATGATTGGACCTGGGCCATAATACCATCCCCTAGTTTAGTGATTTAACCTTTCCATCCCTGGGGTTGCTTCTTATTGGTTTCTAGATGAAATTCTATGTGGGAAAGAAGTTGTCAATGATTTTTGCTTTCTTTCTGATTCACCTTCCTGCTCTGACATCTTTGTGTTTATAATCTCACAATTTCTTGAGTCCTTTGTGGATCTTTCATTGTCCAGTCTCCACGTGCTAGGAAGTCCCATTACATGATGTCCATGCATGATCCCTGGTCAGTAAACTTCCACAGTCCTGGGGTCACCCATATCAGCCAGGGATCATGACTCCTGTTTGATGTTCCTGCATATGGTGCCAGGGCTGGCTGTACCTGGGCACATTACCCTGATCTGCAGTGCCCAAGCCTCCAGGGACACTAAGACAGAAATCCTTCTGCTCTCAGACCCTCCCCTCACTAcaaactgcagctgctgcaggaAAACTTCCAGACTGATTGCTGGACAGGGGAGCAGACTTATGTGCTATGTGGAAAGTTCTAAGACAACCGAAAATAACAGCTCTAGATCCAAAGAAGGTGATCCAGGACATCAAGGTATAAGGACTGGTCAGTCTGTgggtcacactgaaggcatcaaggtGCAGGGACCAGTCATTCTGTGGTCTACAGTCATCATCTACTCCACCAGCGACCTGGACCTAAGATCTGTATCTCAAATCTGTACAATGTGGACAGACGGTAAGTAGTGGCTATTTAAGATATGAGACAGTATGTATGCTACTTAGACAGGTGGAGTAGACTGTGCTGTGAGAGGAGGGGTGCACTTTGTCCAGTAAAGGGGTGACGTTCCTAGAATACTAACAATTCCTGATACTGGTATATTTACTCCATATATACCACATCTTCAAATACTAGAGTAATGTACATGGGGTCAACACTGCTCACTAGTCCATGGATAATTTCCATTAttagtgatgtcatcactgctCTGTAGTGAAAGGATAATCTCTATtcttagtgatgtcaccactgcttTCTAGTGAAAGGATAATCTCTATTCTTAGTGATGTCAGCACTGCTTTCTAGTGAAAGAATAACCTACATTCTTAGTGATGTCTTCGTTGGTCTCTAGTGAAAGGATAATctccattctcagtgatgtcatcactgatctctaatgaatggataggctgcattctttgTGAGGTCACCTCTGCTCTTTAGTGAATGGATAAGTTGCATTTTCCATGATGTCACTGTTGATCTCAGTGATATCATAAATTTTTTTGGTCTTCACCGGAGTGAAATCTTTTCTCTATTTTTCCCATTTAGATTGTACCCCCTGGAGGTAGCAGGACTCTGCCCCTGACATCTCACATATTGTAGATTATTATTAGAGCATGAAATCAGCAGAATGTTGGCCCGGAAGAGCATAATACCTGAGGAATATGTTTTGGCCAGAATTGCTGCAGAAAATCTTCGGAAACCAAGAATCCGTGACTGTCTGCGAAAAGCACGTTTTGTAGCAAAGAATGGAGCATGTAATGTGGCACATAAAAACATCCGGGAACAAGGACGTTTTCTACAAGACGTGTTCACCACCCTGGTGGACCTGAAGTGGCGGCACACTCTGGTTATCTTCACTATGTCCTTTCTGTGCAGTTGGCTGTTGTTCGCCATGATGTGGTGGTTGGTGGCTTTCGCTCATGGTGATATGGACATCAGAGAGAATATAATCAGACGGGAGCCATGCGTCGCCAACGTTAAGTAAGTGGGGAAAGTGGGTGGTGGGTGGCAGTGGGAAGATTTAATATGAAGGGAATTTTTAAAGTCACTTTTGCAGGAGTCTCTGTTTCCGTAATTTGGGCctaatttatcaaatgttgcatgccATTGAATACATTTGGggcagactaaggcctcttgcacaccaaTTTGTGTACCCCGTGGCCGTGTTGCGGCCCACATATACACGGGGCACCAGcattgtgcattccgcatcacggatgcagacccattcacttgaatgggtctgcaaatccggagatgcggtgtggaacggaacggaagcactacggagtgcttctgtggggttccgttccatgcttccgttccgcaaaaagatattctatctttttgtggaacggacggatcgcggaccccattcaagtgaatgggtccgtgatccgcatgcAGCACGGCCAGCACCATTTCTATCAATGTCCAGTGGCACATAAAGTGTGGATATTGATGTAGATGGTGAGTTACAGCTACACAATGGCCCTATAAAAAGGATGTCAGCAGAGGAGCTACAGGCATCAAATGATGTGTAGACCACAGTgattccataacagtgacattcttAGTGCCCCTGTAACAGTAACAGCCTCAGTGTccttttctaaggcctcatgcacacgaccgttgttttggtccacatccgagccgcagtttttgcggcttggatgcggatccattcacttcaatggggccgcaaaagatgcggacagcactctgcatgctgtccgcatccgttgctccgttccgtggtctgcaaaaaaaatataacctgtcctattcttgtccgttttgcggacaagaataggcagttatatcaatggctgtccgtgctgttccccaaattgcggaacgcacacggacaccatccgtgttttgcggacacacaatttgcggaccgcaaaacacacaacggtcgcgtgcatgaggcctaacagtgacatccagagaGCCTGCTACAGTGTCTTCATTACAATAACAGccacagatgtcccataacagacaGTGTCAACATCTACAGTGTCCATAtgacagtgccaaccacagtgtCTCCATAAAGGTGGCAGCCACAGATGTCTCATAAAAGAGACAGAGGCTGcattgcccccataacagtgaaaggCACAatgttcccataacagtgcaagaCACAGTGCCCCAATTAAAGTGACGGCCACAGTACCCTCAAAATAGTGACAGCTCCATTGCCTTTGCATTCACAGTGTGCATGTGATATTAGAATACTCAGCACCCTCATAACATTGCCAGTCACAATGCCCAATAACATTGACAGCTactgtgctcccataacagtgacaaccacagagACCCTATACAGGAGCAGCCACAGTGCTACCCTAACAGTAAGAGTGACAGTGTTctctataacagtgacagctgcATTTGTCCCTATAACATCAACAGTACCCCAGTAACTGCCACAATGGTTTCCCATCCCATAATGCTGATGCCCACATTGACATCCAAAGTGTCCCCATAAACGTGACAACTGCAGTACCCCAAAATCTGGAACAGCCACAATGTCCTCAtatcaatgacatccacagttctCCCATGACAATGACAGTCACATCCTTTGGAAAAATTATAGGTATATAGGCTATGTATAAGGACAATACTATTGGTCCAAAACATGTAAGCATCTTCTGTGGATAcatattatgggggtcatttattatactgaaatacacctataatagccgcatttcaggcgcagatttcTGCATAATGGTTAGTTGCGCCGCCATCTGTGACTTCTCCTTGCTCACTCCCAGTCTAAAATTCTGGGTatggcatgggtggggaagggggcaggctggcaaaggtctaaatgtaagacacctAGGAaacagtcttacatttagaaccggCGAAGGATccacgaagttatgaagaggcctgcacctctttaTAACTTTGCAGAACCATCGcaatagggcttattaagactgatgtctaaaatgtcagtcttaataaatgtgcccctttgatGCCGCCATAGCAAGGACATCCACAGTGTTCTAGGAAAACTCATAGAGCCCCCACAGCAATCACAAagacagtgctccccaaaaagtTTTATTGCATTATGTGAATGCTAAAAATTCTGATTTCCTGTTTAGCTTCACACAATAACGACCATTTTTTCCTCTCTTCCAGGTCATTTACGGCTGCTTTTCTTTTTTCCATTGAGGTGCAAGTGACTATTGGATTTGGTGGACGGATGATGACAGAAGAGTGCCCCCTCGCCATCAGCCTCCTGATTATGCAAAACATTGTTGGTTTGATTGTCAACGCTGTCATGCTGGGCTGCATCTTCATGAAAACAGCGCAGTCCCACCGCCGGGCTGAGACCCTGATCTTCAGCCGCCATGCTGTCATAGCTGTGAGGAATGGGAAGCTTTGCCTAATGTTTCGGATTGGTGACCTGCGTAAGAGCATGATCATCAGCGCCTCTATAAGGATTCAAGTGGTCAGGAAAACAGTTACTCCAGAAGGCGAGGTAATTCCTATCCATCAGATTGACGTTCCTGTGGACAACTTTATAGAGAGCAATAATATTTTCTTGGTGGCACCACTGATTGTCTGTCATGTGATAGACAAGAGGAGTCCACTATATGATGTCTCAGCCTCCGACCTGTCTACACAGGACCTTGAGGTCATTGTCATCCTAGAAGGagtggtggagaccacaggaatCACGACCCAAGCCCGGACCTCCTACATCACTGAGGAGATCCTGTGGGGTCACCGCTTTGTGTCCATTGTCTCAGAGGAGGAAGGCATCTATTCTGTGGACTACTCCAAATTTGGCAACACAACTAAAGTGGCCACACCACGCTGCAGCGCCCGAGAACTGGACGAGAAGCCTTCCATATTAATTCAGACCCTCCAGAAGAGTGAGTTGTCCCACCAGAATTCCCTCAGAAAGCGCAACTCTATGAGAAGGAACAACTCCATGCGGCGCACCAACTCCATGAGACGCAACAACTCAGGACTTATCATACCCAAAGTGCAATTCATGACCCCAGAGCAGAACAAGTCATCAGGGGAGACATGACAGAGACACCCCATCCCCCTCTGCCTTCCACTACCCTTCTTTACCCCCCTTTGCCACAGTCATCTGCTCTCACCCCCTATCTCCACCCACGTCCACCCTCATCAGCCTTTCTCCATCTACCTCTTCTGCATTCCTCTTCTGCCCTCCTCCACTTTACTCAGTCTTCCTACATATCCTTCATCACCAACCTTAGTGCTCATTTACATCAGTGCTATTATTATCAGGATCTCTGTTTGAGGCTCTGCATTGCAGATGTTAACAAACCTTAACTCCACCTTCATCTTATTTCTCCCCACTTAACCTTTCTTTTCATATGTCTTCCTTTGCCCTCCACCTTTGCCTTCATCCACTCTCCTCCATTCTTCTCCACCTTTCTGTGTCCCTCCTCATCTTCCGCAGTCCACCCACCAATGCCCCCTACTCTGCATTTCTTGGCCATCCTCCACTGAActcctgctctcctcctccatctcattTCTCTGCCCTTTTCTGTCTTCCTGTGCCCTCCTCTACCTTCCAATCCACCTCTGTCTATCTTTCTCCACTTTCCACCATCTTGCTCCACcttcctccactttctctgctttcCTTCTCCACTTTCCTCTGCCTTCCTCCACCCTTCTCTGTACCCCTTCACCCCTTATCATCTGATATAGTCCTCTCCTCTGCAATCCATTTCTTTTTCCACCCACCTCTGCTCTCCTGTTCTACCATTATTCATGTTCCtccactcaactctactcttCTTCTCTACTCCCCTGCACCTATCTGTGTCTTCCTTCTACTTCTATTGATCTCTTCCAACTTCCTCCACATTTCTTTGCCCCCCTTAACTGCCTTTCTCTGCCATCCTCCAACCTCCTCTGCTCTCCGTCACCACCCTATGTCTTCCTCCTCCCATCTCTGCCTGCCCTTCTTCTTTTTCCATCTTTCTCTACATTCCTTCACCCTCCTCTTTTCCCCTCTCTCTCTATTTATTGACTTGTATACAACACTTGTTATTACTTCtagaattacactttttttttttacctcttgcACACAGTGAATAAAAGCCTTAACCAGGGTCCTCTCTTGCACATCCTACATTGAAGCCCCCTATGGACATTACATGGGGTATGGTCTGATGTCAATGGACAACCTGAATGACTGGAGCTTGCtcattttttcataaatattttACTCTGTGTAATAGTGTTTtctcagtataaaaaaaataaaacttttgttGCCTAGAAACTATCAGCATATTGCTGTTGGCTGATCTGTTTACTAAATCTGTGACACTTAGGGtgacacggtcaggtttctgcatgcagttttgaaagccaaaaccaggagtgaattaaaaaaagagaagtcatatctgtcctttatactgtcTCTCCTTTTTTGATacaatcctgattttggcttcgaAAACAACATCAGTAAGCCTGAACGTGTGGCAGTATTCTTAGCATATAATGGACTTCACCCTTTGATCAATAATGACTCAGGTACCTGGCTGTATACATAACAGTCATCAGTCATGAGTGAGGTGGTGGGGAGTCTGGTGTCTTAGCGACTGTTATGGTATTGTGGCACGGGGGTAAAAAGTGCGCAGTAATGTGACAATTGCAATAAAATCCAACATTATTATGCATTTGCATAGGGTGACAATGTGTGCAgatctttgcttgctgtcagtaaatgggAATATGCTTATATTCAGAGGCTGAAAATCTGTACAAAACTAAAAGCGGTTGTCCAGCCACTTCAAATTGTTTAAAATCCACTCAAAATagtataaaacaataaaataaataatacattccCAACCTCCCTCAGCTCACATTCTGATGTTCCCCGGGTTTCTAGAGGGCTCTGTACTTTTTGGTTCCTCTCTACAAGGACATGTGACCACTGAAAACAATCATTTACTGTAGCAGGTCACTGTATCCTGATGATAAGTTTGGAGATCCATCTTGCAAGATATGTTAGACACTTTTCTCCTCCATAGTTGGCTCACTTTAAACAAATATTCTGCACCATAATAATAGTGCACAGCATTACTAAATTTAGCAGATGGGCACGTTTTAGGACTCCACTTTGGCACCCCCCTTTTGTAGACACTTTATGAAACTGTCTAGGGAGGCATAAAACGTGTCTAAAACAGACAATAAATTAATAACGCTCCCCATTGTGAACAGCATGGAGCAGCAGGACAGGCGGGGAGATTAGCCCCTGGTGGGGACGCAGCACAGATTTCCTTATAAGGAGAGTTCATTGGAGCCTGGAACATCTCATTACATTAACTCACTAACACTGAGCTCTGCTGAGATCTCATACATTGGAAGCACGCATTTTTTCCAGATGATCAGAGTCATATTGAGGAAATGACTGTGGAATTTCAGTTACAAGTGAACCTTTAGGATTTTTCTGGATTTCTGCACCTACTACTAATACAATGTCACTATTTTAGACAAACACAATCTAACTAATCTAACACTCCCCAGTTGTAGTGTTCATGTCTTGTATTGAGCACACTGAGAAACATCCGCAATGCAGAGAGAAAAAGCAAGTGAACTCTTAAATCTAATAACTTATTGAACCTATTGATTCCCTTTAGCAGCAATTGTCTCCACTAaatatttcctgtagttgcaaatAATATTTGCACATCATTGAGGAGGAATTTAGGACCATTCCTCCCTGCAAATGTGTTTCAGTTTGCCAATATGCCTAGGATGCATTGTGTGCATAGGACTCTTCAAGTCATTTTACTGCATCTCAATAGGGTTATGGTCAGGACTTGGATATCCCAAAACACAAATATTCTTTATCAACCCTTCTTCAGGTCTGCCATGTCATTTCAATAGGGTTAAGGTCAGAATTCTCACTTGGACATCCCAAAACACAAATCTTTCTTTACAACAATTCTTCAGTTGATTTACTTGTGTGCTTTGGGACATTGTCCTGTACATCACCCAATGTCTCTTCAGCTTGAGGTCATTGCTGTCCTTACtttctcctgtaaaatgttttAACACACCTTAGAATTCCTTGTTCCCCCAATGTCCACAAGGTGTCCAAGCCCTGAGGCAGAAAAGCAGCAATGATCCCccatccaccatgcttcacagttgagATGTGGTGTTGGTTTGCAACAGATCCAATAACAGATCCAAATGGATGAAAAATAATAGACATAAACGGATGAAAAATTAGCACAGCAGATGTtcaaaataaaggatcctttttaaattttctcttcttctgacagatcagaaaaatggAAAACAAAATGGTGGTGTGAGTGAAGCATTACACAAGTGTAATTTGTCCCAGATGTTACAGATTACATGGCTGGAGTAGGAATGAACAGACACAGTTGTATCTTTACAGCTATTATGCTTACATTACACTTCACTAGCTGACTTTTTTTGTAAAGTACCAAAGACTATAAGGGGTTGCAGAGCTAGAAAGTTTTTTTTACCAGTTTTTGGGGTAAAAAGCCTTTTTGCAACTTTGTAAACAACCATgtgacaatattttgttgcacaggCACTTTTATGCTGTACTTGCCACTTGGGAGTAGTGAAGGAGTGGCAAGAACCTGACGGGGGCCGAGCCAGGACAACGGGCCtgacaaatttactaacatttatgccTGTTGTTGAAACACTACTGCTGTCAGGGGCTAGAGTAGTTTTGATACCAAGTGTACAGACTGCTGAGGGTGCGCCTAAGTTAAACTCCTTGACACAGAGCTATGGAAGCTAGAGGTCGTGATCAGACAGCAATTCTCCACAGACTTCACTACGCATCCCCTTGGCATCTGGCATACTCCACTTTGCTATCTTGTGGGTATAaggctgggtttggggtggccccacgTTACGCAGGGTCTTCTGGTCACTGAGTTTACTCCAGTCTCCTCCCGGGTAGAAGAAGGTTtcgtgctgaggaaaggcctgagctagctgtatTTCTCTTTCTGTCTCAGAtgactggtaccctggccaaagactGGTGGCCCAGGTTCTGTCTCAGTTG
The Bufo gargarizans isolate SCDJY-AF-19 chromosome 2, ASM1485885v1, whole genome shotgun sequence genome window above contains:
- the KCNJ8 gene encoding ATP-sensitive inward rectifier potassium channel 8: MLARKSIIPEEYVLARIAAENLRKPRIRDCLRKARFVAKNGACNVAHKNIREQGRFLQDVFTTLVDLKWRHTLVIFTMSFLCSWLLFAMMWWLVAFAHGDMDIRENIIRREPCVANVKSFTAAFLFSIEVQVTIGFGGRMMTEECPLAISLLIMQNIVGLIVNAVMLGCIFMKTAQSHRRAETLIFSRHAVIAVRNGKLCLMFRIGDLRKSMIISASIRIQVVRKTVTPEGEVIPIHQIDVPVDNFIESNNIFLVAPLIVCHVIDKRSPLYDVSASDLSTQDLEVIVILEGVVETTGITTQARTSYITEEILWGHRFVSIVSEEEGIYSVDYSKFGNTTKVATPRCSARELDEKPSILIQTLQKSELSHQNSLRKRNSMRRNNSMRRTNSMRRNNSGLIIPKVQFMTPEQNKSSGET